One genomic region from Natrinema caseinilyticum encodes:
- a CDS encoding DNA polymerase II large subunit, whose translation MRAEDERYFERLESQLEDAFDVAERAKERGGDPTPDVEIPVAQDMADRVENILGIDGVAERVRELEGQMSREEAALALAEDFAEGRVGDYETKAGKVEGAVRTAVALLTEGVVAAPIEGIDKVEILTNDDGTEFVNVYYAGPIRSAGGTAQALSVLVADYTRALVGIEQFVARQEEIERYAEEISLYDKETGLQYTPKDTETKFIAEHMPIMLDGEATGDEEVSGFRDLERVDTNSARGGMCLVLAEGIALKAPKIQRYTRNLDEIDWPWLQDLIDGTYYDTEGDDEDDEDGATGASDGDGDDDGDDGSEDDETAVSDDGDADDSGDEREGPPRVEKSKKFLRDLIAGRPVFSHPCAKGGFRLRYGRARNHGFATAGVHPAAMHLVDDFLATGTQIKTERPGKAAGVVPVDSLEGPTIKLANGDVRRIDDPEDALEIRNGVEKILDLGEYLVNYGEFVENNHPLAPASYTYEWWVQDLEAAGADVQALQDDPRIDLEFPDPAEALEWALEYDAPLHPEYTPLWHDLSVDSFRGLAAAVSDGRIEGGRSGDGDGTCDGGTLVLEDTDLVRDALETIVVEHRQRESEGRIEIDDWRPFVRTLGCTPRRAVADGAAMESDAREDAPAIELERTWVDDDLSERARTWGHETEGDNAIEAVNEVAPFAVRERAPTRIGNRMGRPEKSERRDLSPPVHTLFPIGEAGGAQRNVADAAKYAETMSDTPGVVEIGIGRQRCENCGTETFKNRCPECDERTTPDYRCRDCDQRVEPDDAGRVECSRCEREATCVEPREIDINDEFRSALESVGERENAFEILKGVKGLTSTNKIPEPIEKGILRAKHDVSAFKDGTVRYDMTDLPVTAVRASELDVDVGQLQALGYETDIHGESLTHEDQLVELRVQDIVLSDGAAEHMLQTADFIDDLLEQYYGLEPFYEFEDRQELVGELVFGMAPHTSAATVGRVIGFTSAAVGYAHPYFHAAKRRNCDGDEDCVMLLLDGLLNFSKSFLPDQRGGKMDAPLVMSSRIDPSEIDDEAHNMDVVSQYPREFYLATREQADPEDVDVEIAEDTLGTDTEYTGFEHTHDTTNIAMGPDLSAYKTLGSMMDKMDAQLELSRKLEAVDETDVAERVIEYHFLPDLIGNLRAFSRQETRCLDCGEKFRRMPLTGDCRECGGRVNLTVHKGSVNKYMQTAIQVAEEYDCRDYTKQRLEVLERSLESIFENDKNKQSGIEDFM comes from the coding sequence ATGCGCGCGGAAGACGAACGGTACTTCGAACGCCTGGAATCGCAACTCGAGGACGCGTTCGACGTGGCCGAGCGAGCCAAAGAACGCGGTGGCGATCCGACACCCGACGTCGAGATACCGGTCGCACAGGACATGGCCGACCGCGTCGAGAACATTCTCGGAATCGACGGCGTCGCAGAGCGAGTTCGCGAACTCGAGGGGCAAATGAGCAGGGAAGAGGCGGCCCTCGCGCTCGCGGAGGATTTCGCCGAGGGACGCGTCGGCGACTACGAGACGAAAGCGGGCAAGGTCGAAGGCGCGGTTCGGACCGCCGTCGCATTGCTGACCGAGGGTGTCGTCGCCGCGCCCATCGAGGGGATCGACAAAGTCGAAATCCTCACGAACGACGACGGAACCGAGTTCGTCAACGTCTACTACGCCGGACCGATCCGCTCGGCGGGGGGGACCGCGCAGGCGTTGTCAGTCCTCGTGGCCGACTACACGCGCGCACTGGTCGGTATCGAACAGTTCGTCGCCCGACAGGAGGAGATCGAACGCTACGCCGAGGAAATTTCCCTCTACGACAAGGAGACCGGCCTCCAGTACACGCCGAAGGACACGGAGACGAAGTTCATCGCCGAGCACATGCCGATCATGCTGGACGGCGAAGCGACGGGCGACGAGGAGGTATCGGGGTTTCGGGATCTGGAACGAGTCGATACCAACAGCGCCCGCGGTGGCATGTGTCTCGTCCTCGCGGAGGGGATCGCGCTGAAGGCGCCGAAAATTCAACGCTACACCCGCAATCTCGACGAAATCGACTGGCCGTGGCTCCAGGATCTCATCGACGGCACCTACTACGACACCGAGGGCGACGACGAGGACGACGAGGACGGCGCGACCGGCGCGTCCGACGGCGACGGTGACGACGACGGTGACGACGGGAGCGAAGACGACGAGACCGCTGTAAGCGACGATGGCGATGCGGACGACTCCGGCGACGAACGCGAGGGCCCGCCGCGCGTCGAGAAATCCAAGAAATTCCTCCGTGACTTGATCGCCGGCCGTCCCGTCTTCTCCCATCCCTGTGCCAAGGGCGGCTTTCGCCTGCGCTACGGCCGGGCGCGCAACCACGGCTTCGCCACCGCCGGCGTCCACCCCGCCGCGATGCACCTCGTCGACGACTTCCTCGCGACGGGCACCCAGATCAAGACCGAACGGCCCGGCAAGGCCGCCGGCGTCGTTCCCGTCGACTCCCTCGAGGGCCCGACGATCAAACTGGCGAACGGCGACGTCCGTCGGATCGACGACCCCGAGGACGCCCTCGAGATCAGAAACGGCGTCGAGAAGATTCTCGACCTCGGCGAGTACCTCGTCAACTACGGCGAGTTCGTCGAGAACAACCACCCGCTCGCGCCCGCCTCGTACACCTACGAGTGGTGGGTGCAGGATCTCGAGGCCGCTGGGGCCGACGTCCAGGCTCTCCAGGACGACCCTCGCATCGACCTCGAGTTCCCCGATCCCGCGGAAGCCCTCGAGTGGGCGCTCGAGTACGATGCACCGCTGCATCCCGAATACACGCCCCTCTGGCACGACCTCTCGGTCGATTCGTTTCGCGGCCTCGCGGCGGCAGTGTCGGACGGCCGAATCGAGGGCGGGAGAAGCGGCGACGGCGACGGAACGTGCGACGGCGGGACGCTCGTCCTCGAGGATACCGATCTCGTCCGCGACGCCCTCGAGACGATCGTCGTCGAGCATCGGCAGCGAGAGAGCGAGGGCCGGATCGAGATCGACGACTGGCGTCCGTTCGTCCGAACGCTCGGCTGTACCCCGCGCCGGGCGGTCGCCGACGGGGCCGCGATGGAATCCGATGCGAGGGAAGACGCCCCGGCCATCGAACTCGAGCGCACCTGGGTCGACGACGATCTCTCCGAACGCGCTCGAACGTGGGGCCACGAGACCGAGGGCGACAACGCCATCGAGGCGGTCAACGAGGTCGCCCCGTTCGCGGTCCGTGAGCGAGCGCCGACTCGGATCGGCAATCGGATGGGCCGGCCGGAGAAATCCGAGCGCCGCGACCTGAGCCCGCCGGTCCACACGCTCTTTCCCATCGGGGAAGCCGGCGGCGCCCAGCGTAACGTCGCCGACGCGGCAAAGTACGCCGAGACGATGTCGGACACGCCCGGCGTCGTCGAAATCGGGATCGGTCGCCAGCGCTGTGAGAACTGCGGGACCGAGACGTTCAAGAACCGCTGTCCGGAGTGTGACGAACGCACCACCCCGGACTACCGCTGTCGCGACTGCGATCAGCGGGTCGAACCGGACGACGCCGGCCGCGTCGAGTGTTCGCGCTGCGAGCGCGAGGCGACCTGCGTCGAACCGCGCGAGATCGACATCAACGACGAGTTCCGAAGCGCCCTCGAGTCGGTCGGCGAGCGCGAGAACGCCTTCGAGATCCTCAAGGGGGTCAAAGGACTCACGTCGACGAACAAGATCCCCGAACCCATCGAAAAGGGGATCCTGCGGGCGAAACACGACGTGAGCGCGTTCAAAGACGGCACCGTCCGCTACGATATGACCGACCTGCCGGTCACTGCCGTCCGCGCGAGCGAACTCGACGTCGACGTCGGCCAGTTGCAGGCGCTCGGCTACGAAACCGACATCCACGGCGAATCGCTCACTCACGAGGACCAACTGGTCGAACTCAGAGTCCAGGACATCGTCCTCTCGGACGGCGCGGCCGAACACATGCTCCAGACCGCCGACTTCATCGACGACCTGCTCGAGCAGTACTACGGCCTCGAGCCGTTCTACGAGTTCGAGGACCGCCAGGAACTCGTCGGCGAACTCGTCTTCGGGATGGCTCCCCACACGTCGGCGGCAACTGTCGGGAGAGTGATCGGATTCACGAGCGCGGCCGTGGGATACGCGCATCCGTACTTTCACGCCGCGAAAAGACGCAATTGCGATGGTGACGAAGATTGCGTCATGCTGCTTCTCGATGGACTTCTCAACTTCAGTAAATCTTTCTTACCGGATCAACGGGGCGGGAAGATGGACGCGCCCCTCGTCATGTCCTCGAGAATCGATCCGTCCGAAATCGACGACGAGGCCCACAACATGGACGTCGTCTCGCAGTATCCCCGCGAGTTCTACCTCGCGACCCGCGAGCAGGCCGACCCCGAGGACGTCGACGTCGAGATCGCAGAGGACACGCTCGGCACCGACACGGAGTACACCGGCTTCGAACACACCCACGACACCACGAACATCGCGATGGGCCCCGACCTCTCGGCGTACAAGACGCTGGGGTCGATGATGGACAAGATGGACGCGCAACTCGAGCTCTCGCGCAAGCTCGAGGCGGTCGACGAGACCGACGTCGCCGAGCGGGTCATCGAGTACCACTTCCTGCCGGACCTGATCGGCAACTTGCGGGCGTTCTCAAGGCAGGAAACGCGGTGTCTCGACTGCGGCGAGAAGTTCCGACGGATGCCCCTGACCGGCGATTGTCGCGAGTGCGGGGGCCGCGTCAACCTCACCGTTCACAAGGGATCGGTCAACAAGTACATGCAGACCGCCATCCAGGTCGCCGAGGAGTACGACTGCCGGGACTACACGAAACAACGGCTGGAGGTCCTGGAACGCTCGCTCGAGAGCATTTTCGAGAACGACAAGAACAAGCAGTCGGGGATCGAGGATTTCATGTAA
- a CDS encoding alpha/beta fold hydrolase → MSGTGVATIGDCRIAYRRAGTSGPAVVLCHGAGIDDATVSWRHTIDSLADDYRVYGLDWPEYGSSTGNVEHTIESYIDVLDGFLETLPDERVSLAGISMGGGVALGYALANPDRIERLALVDSYGLGGHLPRALPWKIVAQFPGVTEFGKIAASTTPASVRMVLDNLVADADALPEPFVEDVRAKLMEPGSIQAFKEFQGNELSFNGRVATNFADDLESLPVPTLLVHGKDDPLVPVEWSIRAADRIPDAKLDLVDDCGHWTPRERPEWFNERLREWLPEERGAPKPQYAKAKMPGVTRVNSD, encoded by the coding sequence ATGAGCGGGACCGGTGTCGCCACTATCGGCGACTGTCGGATCGCCTACCGGCGAGCGGGAACGAGTGGGCCCGCCGTCGTCCTCTGTCACGGCGCGGGAATCGACGACGCGACCGTCTCGTGGCGGCACACGATCGACTCGCTCGCCGACGACTACCGCGTCTACGGGCTCGACTGGCCGGAATACGGGAGCAGCACGGGGAACGTCGAGCACACGATCGAATCGTACATCGACGTCCTCGACGGATTCCTCGAGACGCTTCCCGACGAGCGCGTGTCGCTGGCCGGGATCTCGATGGGAGGCGGTGTCGCACTCGGCTACGCGCTCGCAAACCCCGACCGTATCGAGCGGTTGGCGCTCGTCGACAGCTACGGCCTCGGGGGACACCTGCCACGGGCCCTCCCGTGGAAGATCGTGGCCCAGTTCCCCGGCGTAACCGAGTTCGGAAAAATCGCCGCAAGCACTACCCCGGCGAGCGTTCGGATGGTTCTCGATAATCTCGTCGCGGACGCCGATGCGTTGCCCGAACCCTTCGTCGAGGACGTCCGAGCGAAGCTGATGGAACCCGGTTCGATACAGGCGTTCAAGGAATTTCAGGGGAACGAACTCTCCTTCAACGGCCGCGTCGCGACGAACTTCGCCGACGACCTCGAGTCGCTCCCGGTCCCGACGCTCCTGGTACACGGGAAAGACGATCCGCTCGTCCCCGTGGAGTGGTCGATACGCGCAGCGGACCGGATTCCGGACGCGAAACTCGATCTGGTCGACGACTGCGGCCACTGGACACCTCGAGAGCGACCGGAGTGGTTCAACGAGCGCCTGCGTGAGTGGCTCCCGGAGGAGCGGGGCGCGCCGAAACCGCAGTACGCCAAGGCGAAAATGCCCGGCGTTACTCGAGTCAACAGCGATTAG
- a CDS encoding DUF7130 family rubredoxin-like protein, with translation MGETPAREGDQEAVEEVLEVDFGETVYNADGTELGQVRGFERGGFFVTTREGVEAMSVEHARAGHEFGEAELMWRCMECGEMGEIDDGLPDECPNCGRPKENLMYWTED, from the coding sequence ATGGGAGAAACACCTGCGAGAGAGGGCGATCAGGAAGCAGTCGAGGAGGTTCTCGAGGTCGACTTCGGGGAGACTGTCTACAACGCGGACGGTACCGAACTCGGGCAGGTCCGCGGATTCGAGCGGGGCGGATTTTTCGTGACGACTCGCGAGGGCGTGGAGGCGATGAGTGTCGAACACGCGCGGGCCGGCCACGAGTTCGGCGAAGCGGAGTTGATGTGGCGCTGCATGGAGTGTGGCGAGATGGGCGAAATCGACGACGGGCTTCCCGACGAGTGCCCGAACTGCGGGCGTCCGAAGGAGAACCTGATGTACTGGACCGAGGACTGA
- a CDS encoding hydrogenase maturation nickel metallochaperone HypA, protein MPDEQPQLAFGTTVYTEDGTEIGRIRGVDEDGLYVTLREGFEGLSVEHVRSGHEFGEAELMWRCWECGEMGRLDSDLPDTCPACGAGREDLYYWTED, encoded by the coding sequence ATGCCAGACGAACAGCCTCAACTGGCGTTCGGAACGACGGTGTACACGGAAGACGGCACGGAAATCGGACGCATACGGGGCGTCGACGAAGACGGACTCTACGTCACACTCCGGGAGGGCTTCGAGGGGTTGAGCGTCGAACACGTCCGTTCCGGTCACGAGTTCGGCGAGGCGGAGTTGATGTGGCGCTGCTGGGAGTGTGGCGAGATGGGACGCCTGGATAGCGACCTCCCCGACACGTGTCCGGCCTGCGGTGCCGGTCGCGAAGACCTCTACTACTGGACCGAGGACTGA
- a CDS encoding ketopantoate reductase family protein has protein sequence MKIAVFGAGSLGSLVGGVLAHAHDVTLVAREDHARAIRESGLLLEGAFADGPSRVFPGVTTDGTDLEADLAVVTVKSFDTASAADALATGSVDVVLSLQNGMGNEATLASRLDGPVLAGTATYGAVRRAPGVVECTGHGDIVLGAREGGQSVHAARVGEAFAAAGLETTVADDMPRRLWEKLAVNAGINPVTALTATENGAITAEPAHDLARAAARETARLARACDVSLSNREAMAELEAVAEATAANTSSMHQDILSDRRTEIDAINGYVVDRAADHRLEVPTNRTLAALVRTWERGRDLR, from the coding sequence ATGAAAATCGCCGTCTTCGGTGCCGGCAGTCTCGGCAGTCTCGTCGGCGGGGTACTCGCACACGCCCACGACGTCACTCTCGTCGCACGCGAAGACCACGCTCGCGCCATCCGCGAATCGGGACTGCTCCTCGAGGGTGCGTTCGCCGACGGCCCCTCTCGCGTGTTCCCGGGGGTGACGACGGACGGAACGGATCTCGAGGCCGATCTCGCCGTCGTGACGGTCAAATCGTTCGACACGGCCTCGGCTGCCGACGCGCTCGCGACGGGGTCGGTCGACGTTGTCCTCTCCCTCCAAAACGGGATGGGCAACGAAGCGACGCTCGCCTCGCGACTCGACGGTCCGGTACTCGCAGGGACTGCGACGTACGGAGCGGTCCGCCGCGCTCCCGGCGTGGTCGAATGCACGGGTCACGGCGATATCGTTCTGGGCGCCCGAGAGGGCGGGCAGTCCGTACACGCGGCGCGGGTCGGCGAGGCCTTCGCAGCCGCCGGCCTCGAGACGACTGTCGCCGACGACATGCCCCGCCGCCTGTGGGAGAAACTCGCGGTCAACGCCGGAATCAATCCCGTGACGGCGCTGACTGCGACCGAAAACGGGGCGATCACGGCGGAGCCGGCCCACGACCTCGCACGCGCGGCGGCCCGCGAAACGGCCCGTCTCGCTCGCGCCTGCGACGTTTCGCTTTCGAATCGAGAGGCGATGGCCGAGCTAGAAGCCGTCGCCGAAGCGACGGCGGCGAACACGTCGTCGATGCACCAGGATATCCTGTCCGACCGGCGCACCGAGATCGATGCCATCAACGGCTACGTCGTCGACCGCGCAGCCGACCATCGGCTCGAGGTGCCGACGAACCGCACGCTCGCGGCGCTGGTCAGGACCTGGGAACGCGGTCGCGACCTGCGCTGA
- a CDS encoding NifU family protein: protein MSTETQNDGDDLEERVTNFLRRNFPQIQMHGGSAAIQDIDRETGEVSIALGGACSGCGISPMTIQAIKSRMVKEIPEIETVNASTGMDGGGDTGGMSPSFPGETVDDGEADEGPEAPF, encoded by the coding sequence ATGAGTACTGAGACCCAGAACGACGGCGACGACCTCGAGGAGCGCGTGACGAACTTCCTCCGCCGTAACTTCCCCCAGATTCAGATGCACGGCGGGAGCGCGGCGATTCAGGACATCGATCGCGAGACGGGCGAGGTGAGCATCGCTCTCGGCGGTGCCTGCAGTGGCTGTGGGATCTCGCCGATGACGATTCAGGCGATCAAGAGCCGGATGGTCAAGGAAATCCCCGAAATCGAGACGGTCAACGCCTCGACCGGGATGGACGGCGGTGGCGACACGGGCGGCATGAGCCCCTCGTTCCCCGGCGAGACCGTCGACGACGGCGAAGCCGACGAAGGGCCGGAAGCACCGTTCTAA
- a CDS encoding DUF5783 family protein has protein sequence MADFDPEKFEDKYANYFPELQQAYKNAFNRMNDRYDSQLVHAIDQQVLNESEPFYDGDGEFRVELPDEPYDRLSGVLVDEERFEEVLEIHVEEIETELRRVFGFA, from the coding sequence ATGGCCGACTTCGATCCCGAGAAATTCGAGGACAAGTACGCGAACTACTTTCCCGAACTCCAGCAGGCGTACAAGAACGCGTTCAACCGAATGAACGACCGCTACGATTCCCAGCTCGTCCACGCGATCGACCAGCAGGTGCTCAACGAGAGCGAGCCCTTTTACGACGGCGACGGCGAGTTCCGCGTCGAGCTGCCGGACGAGCCCTACGATCGGCTCTCGGGTGTTCTCGTCGACGAAGAACGGTTCGAGGAGGTCCTCGAGATCCACGTGGAGGAGATCGAGACCGAACTGCGACGCGTCTTCGGATTCGCCTGA
- a CDS encoding CehA/McbA family metallohydrolase, whose product MTTQIPFAIDFHVHSDESYDGHEPIELILEHAADIGLDGVVITDHDEIGESRRAADLAPEYGLIGIPGVEVSTRHGHLLAVGVEKRPDPGQPFMQTVETVRESGGVAIVPHPFQRSRHGVRKRRIDDADAIETYNSMLFTGYRNRRARTFARRRDYPQIGASDAHYLPNVGKAYTEVIVAPDSANPTKAEIDGDDLVEAILEGRTQIHGKRTPIRKSAVQYGKGAIRKTAYMFTSRAPLLPTVPASMDRST is encoded by the coding sequence ATGACAACTCAGATTCCGTTTGCGATCGATTTTCACGTCCACTCCGACGAGTCCTACGACGGGCACGAACCGATCGAACTCATTCTCGAGCACGCTGCCGATATCGGACTCGACGGGGTGGTCATCACTGATCACGACGAAATCGGCGAATCACGCCGTGCTGCCGACCTCGCGCCGGAGTACGGACTGATCGGTATCCCCGGCGTCGAGGTCTCGACCCGGCACGGCCACCTGCTCGCGGTCGGCGTCGAAAAACGCCCCGATCCGGGCCAGCCGTTCATGCAGACCGTCGAAACCGTCCGCGAGTCGGGCGGCGTCGCGATCGTCCCACACCCGTTCCAGCGCAGCCGTCACGGTGTCCGAAAGCGTCGAATCGACGACGCCGACGCGATCGAGACGTACAACTCGATGCTGTTTACCGGCTACCGGAATCGGCGCGCCCGAACGTTCGCGCGTCGGCGCGATTATCCACAGATCGGGGCCAGCGACGCCCACTATCTCCCGAACGTTGGAAAGGCGTACACCGAAGTCATCGTCGCGCCCGACTCGGCGAACCCGACGAAGGCCGAGATCGACGGCGACGACCTCGTCGAGGCGATCCTCGAGGGACGGACGCAGATCCACGGCAAACGCACGCCAATTCGCAAGAGCGCCGTTCAGTACGGCAAGGGCGCGATTCGCAAGACGGCATACATGTTCACCTCGCGCGCGCCGTTGCTGCCGACCGTTCCGGCGTCGATGGATCGATCGACCTGA
- a CDS encoding DHH family phosphoesterase, whose amino-acid sequence MTGPVPELEDRAMACAERLCTADRVLLASHIDADGLTSAAIAAQALERAEIPFETVFEKQLDEHAIDAIADTDYDTVLFTDFGSGQLDVIGEYEDAGEFTPVVADHHQPADRETDYHLNPLLFGIDGASELSGAGASYVLARALAATSDGHPNTATDGGERFGESRSSSERSADGGTVAEPAGTAARADNRDLAALAVVGAVGDMQAAGGELHGANAKIVTEGVEAGVVETGKDLALYGKQTRPLPKLLEYATDVHIPGISNDANGALRFLDGLDLELKRDGEWRRWAGLTNEEKQIVASALVRRAVSRGVPAPKIDGLVSTAYVLSEEPVGTELRDASEFSTLLNATARYERADVGLGVCLGDRAGALERARQLLREHRRNLSNGIDLVTSEGVTQEDHVQWFHAGSRIRETIVGIVAGMAMGNAGISRSKPIIAFAEKNDEEVKVSARGTHSLVRKGLDLSTVMGDASRAVGGDGGGHDVAAGATVPNGNEDAFIERANEMVGDQLS is encoded by the coding sequence ATGACAGGGCCGGTTCCCGAACTCGAGGATCGCGCGATGGCGTGCGCCGAACGGCTGTGTACGGCCGATCGCGTGCTGCTCGCCTCGCACATCGACGCCGACGGGCTGACGAGCGCCGCGATCGCCGCACAGGCGCTCGAGCGGGCTGAGATCCCGTTCGAGACGGTCTTCGAGAAGCAACTCGACGAGCACGCGATCGACGCGATCGCGGATACCGACTACGACACCGTCCTGTTCACCGACTTCGGGAGCGGCCAGCTCGACGTGATCGGCGAGTACGAAGATGCGGGCGAGTTCACGCCCGTCGTCGCGGACCACCACCAGCCCGCCGATCGGGAGACCGACTACCACCTCAACCCGCTCCTGTTCGGCATCGACGGGGCCTCGGAACTGTCGGGAGCCGGCGCGAGCTACGTTCTCGCGCGAGCGCTCGCGGCGACGTCGGACGGTCACCCGAACACGGCAACCGACGGCGGTGAGCGATTCGGTGAATCGCGATCCTCGTCGGAACGGAGTGCCGACGGCGGGACCGTCGCCGAACCGGCAGGAACGGCGGCCCGCGCGGACAACCGCGATCTGGCCGCCCTCGCCGTCGTCGGAGCCGTCGGCGACATGCAGGCCGCCGGCGGCGAACTCCACGGCGCGAACGCGAAGATCGTCACAGAAGGCGTCGAAGCCGGCGTCGTAGAGACCGGCAAGGACCTCGCGCTCTACGGGAAACAGACCCGGCCGCTCCCGAAGCTGCTCGAGTACGCCACGGACGTTCACATCCCCGGGATCTCGAACGATGCGAACGGCGCGCTGCGATTCCTCGACGGGCTGGATCTCGAGTTGAAACGCGACGGCGAGTGGCGCCGTTGGGCCGGCCTCACGAACGAGGAAAAGCAGATCGTCGCCAGCGCGCTCGTCCGCCGGGCCGTCTCGCGCGGCGTCCCGGCACCGAAGATCGACGGGCTCGTGAGCACGGCCTACGTCCTGAGCGAAGAGCCCGTCGGGACGGAACTCCGGGACGCAAGCGAGTTTTCGACCCTGCTCAACGCGACCGCACGCTACGAGCGCGCCGACGTGGGACTCGGCGTCTGCCTCGGCGACCGGGCCGGCGCACTCGAGCGCGCACGCCAGCTGTTGCGCGAACACCGACGGAACCTCTCGAACGGAATCGACCTTGTTACCAGCGAAGGCGTCACCCAGGAGGATCACGTGCAGTGGTTCCACGCCGGGAGTCGCATCCGCGAGACGATCGTCGGTATCGTCGCGGGAATGGCGATGGGAAACGCGGGCATCAGCCGCTCCAAGCCGATCATCGCCTTCGCAGAGAAGAACGACGAGGAAGTGAAAGTATCCGCCAGGGGGACTCACTCGCTGGTACGCAAGGGACTGGATCTCTCGACCGTGATGGGAGACGCGTCCCGCGCCGTCGGCGGCGACGGCGGTGGTCACGACGTCGCAGCGGGTGCGACGGTCCCGAACGGAAACGAAGACGCGTTCATCGAACGCGCCAACGAGATGGTCGGTGACCAGCTCTCCTGA
- a CDS encoding CapA family protein, with product MSRRRRAFLATAGSVAVGGCVALRADPNTSENDDPGPPVAPNPPSEPKPQRTTIGFGGDTMLGRRLNGLYGGPDDDPTAVWGDLRPRLESLDAVCCNLECCLSTRGEPFPNRAYHFRGDPAWVIPALRAGNVRFAALANNHAMDYGPVSLTDTIDALESGGIECAGTGATPDATLEPATFSAGDVSVACVSVSDQGGTYAVTDNRPGIAYVETDPENAETQRIVGEALERARAHDPDLLVASVHWGRNWIERPSDRLVAFGHWLVDQGVDLVHGHSAHVVQAVERYGDGVILHDTGDLVDDFGVKSGVRNDRSYLFEVTLEDGRFEEVRLFPIEIYDRVTRASEETAAWLRETMRARSAPFETTYERDGNCLVVRL from the coding sequence ATGAGTCGACGCCGGCGAGCGTTCCTCGCGACCGCGGGAAGCGTCGCCGTCGGGGGCTGCGTGGCACTCAGAGCCGACCCGAACACGTCCGAGAACGACGACCCGGGACCCCCCGTCGCACCCAATCCGCCCTCCGAACCGAAGCCGCAGCGAACGACGATCGGATTCGGCGGCGACACCATGCTCGGTCGCAGACTCAACGGTCTCTACGGCGGGCCCGACGACGATCCGACGGCCGTCTGGGGAGACCTCCGTCCCCGCCTCGAGTCGCTCGACGCCGTCTGCTGTAACCTCGAGTGCTGTCTGTCGACGCGGGGTGAACCGTTTCCGAATCGGGCGTACCACTTCCGGGGCGATCCGGCGTGGGTCATCCCCGCGCTCCGCGCCGGGAACGTTCGGTTCGCGGCGCTCGCGAACAATCACGCCATGGATTACGGCCCGGTGTCACTGACCGATACGATCGACGCGCTCGAATCGGGCGGTATCGAGTGCGCGGGAACCGGCGCGACGCCGGACGCGACCCTCGAACCGGCGACGTTCTCGGCGGGGGACGTCTCCGTCGCCTGCGTCTCGGTTTCGGATCAGGGCGGGACCTACGCCGTGACCGACAACCGGCCCGGCATAGCCTACGTCGAGACCGACCCGGAGAACGCCGAAACGCAGCGGATAGTCGGAGAAGCGCTCGAGCGCGCGCGAGCGCACGATCCGGATCTGCTCGTCGCGTCGGTCCACTGGGGACGGAACTGGATCGAGCGACCGAGCGACCGACTCGTCGCGTTCGGCCACTGGCTCGTCGATCAGGGCGTCGACCTCGTCCACGGCCACAGCGCCCACGTCGTTCAGGCGGTCGAACGGTACGGGGACGGCGTCATCCTGCACGATACCGGCGACCTCGTCGACGATTTCGGGGTCAAAAGCGGTGTGCGGAACGATCGGAGCTACCTCTTCGAGGTCACACTCGAGGACGGGCGGTTCGAGGAGGTGCGGCTGTTCCCGATCGAAATCTACGACAGGGTCACGCGCGCCAGCGAGGAGACGGCGGCGTGGCTTCGGGAGACGATGCGCGCGCGCTCGGCCCCGTTCGAGACGACGTACGAACGGGACGGCAACTGTCTCGTGGTTCGACTGTGA